Proteins encoded together in one Catellatospora citrea window:
- a CDS encoding HEAT repeat domain-containing protein: protein MFSTYGKHHGWFSFETTMRRTAARTVSCTGLVKMWHVERMIDNVGALNAVVRHAVELEGDYHDIAPTLAALSACGDSALVPRLHEELDRFLNEENFYGRDLIASILAGIDGIAALGTLLRASSRDLGDDQDSLSAEIVDLLRTDQETARLTVLELATSDVPELRRTALWAWGFVAQAQDFELLAAAAADPQIRSTAIGSIPDPADDDRAFHVLVLALRDPHEQVRVSAVSRLGYTGRPDAAAPLAVDRKGGADDRMA from the coding sequence ATGTTCAGCACGTACGGCAAGCACCACGGCTGGTTCAGCTTCGAAACGACGATGCGCAGAACCGCCGCACGCACCGTGAGCTGTACCGGGCTGGTCAAGATGTGGCATGTTGAGCGAATGATCGACAACGTCGGGGCCTTGAACGCCGTAGTGCGGCACGCGGTGGAGCTCGAGGGCGACTACCACGACATCGCGCCGACGCTCGCCGCGCTGTCGGCTTGTGGGGACAGCGCCCTGGTTCCCCGTCTGCACGAGGAACTCGACCGGTTCCTCAACGAAGAGAACTTCTATGGCCGCGATCTCATCGCCAGCATCCTGGCCGGCATCGACGGCATAGCGGCACTTGGGACGCTGCTGCGCGCATCCAGCCGCGATCTCGGCGACGACCAGGACAGTCTGAGCGCAGAGATCGTCGACCTACTGAGAACGGACCAGGAAACCGCCCGGCTCACGGTGCTCGAGCTCGCTACCAGTGATGTACCTGAGCTGCGCCGCACGGCCCTGTGGGCGTGGGGATTCGTGGCCCAGGCGCAGGACTTCGAGCTGCTCGCCGCAGCCGCAGCCGACCCGCAGATCAGATCCACGGCGATCGGCTCGATCCCCGACCCCGCCGACGACGACCGGGCATTCCATGTGCTCGTTCTGGCGCTGCGCGACCCGCACGAGCAGGTGCGGGTGTCGGCGGTCAGTAGGCTCGGCTACACCGGGCGGCCCGACGCGGCTGCGCCGCTCGCCGTCGACCGCAAGGGGGGTGCGGATGATCGAATGGCTTGA